ttattctttattctttcttttctctttatCCTCGAGTTTGGCTtgagtgtgtgtcacactatcccaAATTTATCCTGGCTTACCCATGTTATGAACATTGGTCTAGTATACAGTCATGTTATCTTGTTTATGTACTAAATAGAtacttttacaccatgccttcctttcgGAAAATAAAAAttaatgataccctaaatacttccgactgaaatgctacaatggtatatccaTGTGCTTACGGATTATtcctgtatgcgttaagaaataccaacatccCCCTAGGACTCTGACCCTATGGATCAACAAGTAATAACAAGGGCAAACCCAAAGGTACAATAAACCGTTTACCGTAGCTTAGATCTACTAGCCTTTCCATATATGTTATATGAATGGTTTAAGCATAAGGTTCTATATGCTAACttaataacataagaactttgctctaattctaTATCATAACTACTTTGATAAAATAAGAGCAAGGCCATATTGGAATCAATTATATTTCTCATACCAAGATGTCCAAGCTCTTCACAAGATGCTTGCCTAGCTCCAACTACTACTAAAAAGGTAAAAGAGTACAAGTGGAAGGAGAGAGGCTCTTGAGTGAGGTGTGTGTGAGTGTGGGAGGCCTCCCCCTCCTTTTATACTAGCTAATAGTGGTTTACAGGGAATATTCTGAGGAGATCCATCATGTACCGTCCTCCTCTAGAGTTAGTGTACCACCATGTGAAAGGTGGGCCCGAGAAGCGCCAGCAGTGGTGCGGCTGCGCCCTGGTGCGGCCGCCCCCAGGTAGCGCCCACTTCCAACCGCCTTTGGCTGGCAGGCTACTTGCTGGGCTTGGGTAATGTCTAGGTGCATTTTGGTCCCAGATTCACAAGGTAGGTGGGCCTTTCTTCTATTTGTTGCTTGATCTGCTTTACACTTCTTCTGGTTGCGCAATTTTGATCACCATTTCCATGTTTTTCATCTAAATATCCTACAAGGCATCTTTttctccaatacatgtggaaatgTGTCAATATGAAAAACATATGTGTATAATCATGCTAGTTTCTCTTCTTAATTGGTGGTCAAAATTGGTCAATAAAGACCGCCAGCAggtggcaagcatctcaagaacttatgtgagaaATCCTTATCTTCTACCTTCTCTCCCAAgctcttcaagtcattgacaattacttgcaaccaATGGAACATCTCCGGTATGCTCTCACCCTCTTGCATCATGAAACTTGATagcttttctttgagaatgtatagcttggcactcttcactgccTTAGTGCCTTTATATGACtcctccaatcttgtccacacATCATATGCTCTCTCAAGATCCtttatttgctcaaacaccttcaCATCCAATGCATCATACAAAGTGCTGACAGCTATATCATAGAATTGGAGCTTCTCTTCTTCATTTGCGGTGGGATTGTTTAGGTTGATCACCACAAAATCATTCTCCACAACATCCCATATCTCCAGGTTCATTGATTTCATGTGAGCGCTCATCTTCCTCTTCCAATAGTCATAGcaagtgccgtcaaagtgtggtGGCTTCCCCATAtggttgttaagccttaaatcaaTAGTgactatggctctgataccacttgaaaggtcctaaaaggctagagggggtgaatagcctaaataaaaattctacaaagcactagagcaacTTGTTAGTCAATTAAACGGCGTAAATGCGTTTTTCTATAgctctactcaaaatgcaagccacctaccaattATGCTAGTTAATTACAATCTCTATGGCACACAattggctatgtcactacttctaCACTAGTTGAGCTAGCTAGGTAACTAATTACCACTAAAGCTAATAACTAGCTAAAAAAGAGAACCACTACCTCTACACAAGAATAACTATCAATGTAAATACAAGGGGAGCGAGAAGTTAGtacactaggtttcatcaattatccaaaaccaaactagagctttcaacagtcCCTTTGGGCAGTCGGACCGCTAGGAGACCGGATGGGTCCAGTGCTAGCACCACAGAGATTATCATGGCCATCATAGACAGACCATGGGACCGACCGGTTGGACCACCGCTAAAAGTTGCATTTGCTCTAGGCTTAGGCCTAgtgttagtgaggtttgcatacctattGCATACTTggtgcttgtgtgcaccattattgtacattggaggggaCTATAGTCTTGTGAGACctcaccaaccgcgtttgtggtgtggccaccgccgtgtaccggagggaacgagGCCCGCGACAATTTGGCCAGAAGCTCGATAGTGAAGTTAGCggggagcggtctaggagaggccATCTTGGATACCCACTTGTCCATGGGGAGGGCCTAGAGGCTATCCATGAAGTTAcatgatcgggagcttggcccttgcgaggggatccaacgaggactagggggagcttggtccttgcgggggggctccaacaaggactagggggaagcgaGGAGCTTCtcgaacctcagtaaaaataccaaagtcgtcGATTGTAGTTTGCATCTCTACCACTCTTTATCTGTTGCATTTATATTATATATTTAGGTTGTGTACTTTATATTCCAGCTTAGTTTGATAGGCtagtgataggattggaacctaggttgcataactcttttgcggtagagataacaacacacctatcaaaaccttagttgcacatctagatagattattcattgcataggttttgactaggtgaaaatTAGAGGCTATAGTTTTAGAAATAGTTttaaagttgcctaattcactcccatcttaggtgtcacggtcctcaCCCTGGCCTGACCAAGTGCGGTGTGGCCTGAGGCGCGGGAGGCCCCGGCGAGCATTAGGCACAAGTGAAGGGTTGCGGTAGTAGTCGGGTGCACCGAGGCCTATGGTGCGACAGAGCGCGAGTGGCTGCATGCGAGGATGCGGCAAGGTGGGCAGCATTGGCATCTACAGCGAGGTGGACGCAAACGCTGCTAGCACGATTGTAGTGCAGGGGGTCGACGTCGATGACAACAACTACAGGGTGCAAGCACCTGCCTCGCCAGCCCCCTCTTCTGGCTGTAGGATGGTGGCACAATGAATTCCATTGTAGACATGGATGAGGCATCCAACCTCCCTGTCCCTCGTCGTGGTCAAGGCGAGCCACCGCACGGCATGGACAACTTCTATTGGGCGCGCACGCGACGGCCACACACTACTGCAGAAACACTTTTTAGTGGCGGCtcataaccctttgtaggggcagttTAGCTAGACGCCCCTAcccaaccatctctacaaatcatgtatttgtaggggcggttcccaagcCGCCCtgacaaatcaatttgtaggggcggcacgTGTTACcagtcacccctacaaatcgatttgtacgggcggctgtagtaccagccgcccctataaattgatttgtaggggcggctatagtactagccgcctctataatatctatttgtaggggcggttcaatctagaaccgcccctatagtacgttttctcgcaaaaaaatcaaatttacaattcaaatttgactagaacactgtttgtttctgcatattccatccagcgttcgcgttgccgaacaccccgcgaccaacgttccaaaccgcgttcacgttgccgaacgccccgcgaccagcattccgaaccgcgttcgcgttgccgaacgccccgcgaccaacgttctgaaccccttagactacaagtacaagagtattatataaactacaattacaagtccaattcacaagaatatatacaatccatcataaaatatacaaattccatacacattattatcaacgtcctagagctagcctttcagtctcacgaaggtgttggtactgaggatttctacctaagtcagactctcagtcatggtaggtgcctctgacgtgtacaatctggtccaatatgaagttgcaaaggtcgtcgacgagctctaagagttggtcatccttgtatgggtttcttttcattcctttctcttctttccactacaagagaacaagttttagtttagtatttcataccatgtatgaaatttttatactacgggtgaagatgttcaaacttacccttaaggggtgtctcctgtaggcaccggtgttactcatcatagaatatatatagtatccacaatgtacactcctaggcttttgcttggggcactgtgtgttttgcatatgaaaatgttaagtaatgcttttgacagccatgtaatggagtactgaagaagtaagttacacttaccacacatagtgtttttatagccagattttccttccttgctggatcatgccttccgtgatgattagtgacatagaacctaaatgccctgttcgaattattttagcaaatacaacttgttagtatccaaaagtgaacattacaagtatgtatacaaacatataagctaatgaggaatgtcgatatgtatatgtcttgagaattgatatgaaggctttgtatgtcaccggtccctatctattgaatcgaAGACCCATGCCAttctcctcccgacatcgacagctatacaaatccagtggttgctgcatggatttaatcatagaactagataaactCTTTTGCATCggataaaatatatcgaacaaagctttaagtatagagttgaacttactcaaagttgtatggtagccatatagtagagtgttgttgtagagttttgaaagccagggcaatgtatgccgcaatcttaagggactcttcccttagtttcgccgtacggatgtgctctttctcccgaagagtctttgcagcagctagctctttggcatccagtttccactgtttagggtaattaaaatttgtttgggctatagcttgagggtctagatacctggctttcacacttggcatttgtttgacaatgtggacttgcattctacaaatcacggcgtgggttagttacaacaaaattcaaagattacattcatatcatatcgggaggacaaggacttacaggcaccacgtgcgaattagattcatctccatttctcccaggtgaaagcatgtatgcatgtcattgaagtcaaagacaattttcccggctgggcttccaaatgtaccggtggggaagcatgcttgtatgagatctatgctagttgggagaacacgcaagtaccaatcatggaaccttctcattccaagtggtaggcactgGATGTCCCAGTTTAGTAGGAAGGGCTtccctctttcatatgttttcggacaatcctttgaccatttgatggcatcaacatttggatactgctttgcaatttggtggagtttgctagtgacggcctcctcagaaccctgtgatgggacttttttaactcggttctcaggcttgaactggtcatgggaataccacttggacaccgacgagacgtctttcatcagaacataaactggccttatggtgattggatgcttctttcgaagttcccatttaggcatgtcctcatcttcttgtgcatcaccttcttcaggaggcactcgttgttcatgtatcggttgtgcttattgagaagactatggcatcccatcatgcacttgctcagtatgagctggagaaggttgtggcatctcatcaggcccatgctcgctaggaggcgaggaagaatgtggcatctcaggaatgtggtggtcatgagatggtgaaaatatctccctgacctcaacaacttgctccaaatttgggagagggggaggaggcgaagaagcagtcaatataatgtcccatttatgccagaggatgaactaccccataacatcttcgagtaacaccagcccctcgggagttgcgtagtctatcctccactgcatgaacttgggcttcacggtatgcaccttgaccctagtgtagtccggtggtatcttattattgtggcgTAAGCCACCGgaaggatgtgccacacctgttgccacctccatcatagtgttatgttggccgctgagaaacaccaaggtgcaactagttggttcccgtatgcgatcaatgggggttgtggctgcagtaaaaccttggctgctaggaactttcagagggctgccaactaatgccagttctcccggcggcgtcattaatatccatggctctgtagacagtccttgctcctctagcaccttcacaactagagccttcacttggagctcaagattagtctcctagtctctgccatgtttcttgtacatgtgtctgtcctcttcgaatccttgcttctaggtcgtccttttccatagccccctggtgcggcctgtgtgctccaggtttcccaagccaaggctaagctcgtccctctctctggaaggattgaatgagcccttctccttgtcttcagcatattttagtatccttgacactgcctcttgggtctctggcgtatcaaacttaagattaccgtcggatgattctatactcctcgcatatatccaattccttgagcgtatcttcaaattcgtcacatcgatattcacAGCAGttacggcctcttcgtccatcttcctaaactgcttttccttggcatagtagccaccgaggcctagatgatggtggtgtttattcctcttcgccagctcggtgttatagGCAccgagctccaatgcctccggtgaagtcttttgagccacgagctcctcccattgactaggagttattttgccaaactcgttgaagggagttaaccccttttggatatacttcgtgttgagctccaacctccaacgtcggaatgactctcccatcatcctgaaagcatttttttaccagttcttgcttaccctccggaaatctaaaattgagcttcagctgcctatcccttagttcattctttttgttctctggtacctctttccagttagggatagctgggtttaatttatctcttattagggccccgatcgcattatggaatcatcctcttaattcctttggctcaaggatctctcctgctggcccgacctctattatcacatagcatgccttatctggatatagattttctTTTCTATCCTCGCGTTTCtgcttaggcttggtagtcgtggttgtgtcttggggttgtggagcagaggcatcatgatctgtctctgtggctgttgcctctgctctcctttcctctactccatcttgtccagtgAGATATCAtagacgtcgacgtcgtcttttctgagtttcaggagggacctatatatatgacaggtcaaagtattagcagaggtaacacagccaaagctttagcaaaatttacaagctaaggctttttccctacctcctcgttcgggtcaaaatccttgtccaaatcttcctccgttgatCTCCTTCTGGCTTTACGTGGGAAAGGGTccttgggacttacatatccctcttctgagtcatcatcctcttcttctttgccttcagtagcctctcctgctcttccttctgctccctcttcctcctcgtcacactgctcctaagtaagcatcacttctagatccttttctaactcattatcgaactgctcctgagtaagctagtcctctagtgcttgctcctcataggttggctgttCATCATGCTTGGGGCACCGGCTGCAATGTCTagtgtccacgacattatttcgcgctttgttctaatagatgtaagaaagtgtgctttaggtacgcgagaaggtataagaaataaaaaaggtctattaactaaagtagtcctataaaacaataataaatcaaaaaaacgagtagtagtagtagtagaggcctcagaaacacgtcaatcatcatttgatcatgaacttgaagcatcaaggaagcataacagagaagaaaggagaaggtaatgtaggggcggctgctaatgatgccaagttcctcacaagttcttgatcatcagctcatattccatataatgtatggacttggacaatttcatcatcggcaaaacaaaggagagaagaggagaggggagatttggcaaaaaaaagcaacaactgcttaacaaacatagagaggaaaaggtgtaaaaaaacagctgctgcttcccaaacatagaggataggaaaaatagccaaaaaatagttgactactgccacatggttggaagacccccgcagatcaaaatctggtaacttagatgtggtaaataatggattagagtagaggaaaaatagccaaaaacagttgactgctgccacatggtttGAATAACCAAGTCCAATTAAAAGAGCTCTCCTTCAGCATAATTTCAGATAAAATAAAGTATCTTCCCAGCGGACCAAACCTTCTACAATCAAAATCAACTTTATGAAGTAGTTAACATCTGCTATAGACATTTCTCACAACCAAACTATCAAATTTTATTTAAAATAGTGCAAAATTTCTCTTTTGGCAAGAAAAAATTATTCAGATGCTTAGTCCGGTTATATAGTGACCACTAGACTGTAAAAACTTTCATTTTGTTAATATCTATGTTGAAATGTATGTTATCTAGCTAGTAGAAATAAAAGATGTTATGAGATGATGTTAAATCCATTTGATATATTGATATAAACATGGATGCTTATCAAGACACAACCAAAAGATAATAATTTGTTATCTGGCATTCTATCTCCAAAATGCATTAGAATCAATAACTTGCTAAAGCAAGATGCCGATATTCTATATTACCGCCGACTTGCAACTCAAGATATTCAAGGTGAAAGCCAATATTATTTTATCTGATTCCAAAGTTTGCCAGTTCAAATGCTTGTGAAAGGATAACACTTGAGTCATCTAATGATAGAGATTGTCACAATCGAAACCCAGCATACtaatcaaggttcatagagcataAATCTTGCAGTTGTTCGTTCCATTGCATAAATGCATAGAAAAATCATCTCCAGCTTGATGCAGCTCATCTCTAAGCATAATCAATTCATCTTGTCATGCTAGCTGTTCAGTGAATGGGATGCAAAGGTGGTAGCCACCTAATTGTCTCCAATTGGCACATAAACTAGATTTGATAGTACACATAGAAGCACACACATGACACATGCATCAATCATCAGAAAAACAGGATCCTACAAAAACTAAGTCACCAGTCTTAGTCGATCTATATCTATAGGACTCGAGAAAAGCAACAATCACAAGGGCATTTCTGCTTGCACTAGAACCAAATACCACACCGAATTTGCTTTTAAGTAAATGAATAAACTGTCACAGAGCCAACAAGGTTGATTAACACAAAAGCCTAATTAACTCATGGCGTCGGGAGAGGTCCGGGGGTGTGGAGAGGGGGCACGGGCGTCAGGACAGGTCCGGGAGGCGGCGTCGGCGGGGCGCCGGGGAAAAAGTgggtagcctgacggcgtcggaggaaaaagagagcgcccaacacgtTTTCACCCATGCGCCCTTGTATTTATACTTAGGACAATTTCtaggggtggttcctgatccagccgcccctataaatgcatttgtaggggcggttcctgatccagccgcccctacaaatacatttataggggcggttcctaatccaaccgcccctataaatattttctattttttaaattattaattctgtattttttatatcacaaaaacacaaagtaatataaaaacaattgtatatatgcacaaatataatattttgtattattctatatatgcataaatatatataaaaacaattatagtcaaaacaatatagaaaacaaaaaaaacaaaaattaaaaatttgaattttaaaacttcgactacaattttatgacattaaatgaaataaaataaaaatgttgtaaacataaaagttgtagaactcatcaatatgtacaacttttattttgatcatatttttatttgaccaaatttgaacatttaaaattttgaatttcaataaatggcaacttcaaacaagattttgaaaccttaaatgatttcaacaataaaagtcgtaaaaataaaagttgttgaactcatcactaactacaacttttattttgatcacttcttcatgtgacaaagtattagtaaatattgttcacaaattcacatatgacgcatagtttcatgaactatacaagaaacatgttgatttgtgaacaatgtttactatcactttgtcagatgcagaaatgatcaaaataaaagttgtagatcttgatgagttatacaactttggtattcatcacttttttagctgaaattatttaatggttgaaaatctcgttcgaacttgtcatttttttaaatttgaaaatttaaagtgctcaaactttgtcaaatgaaaagaatgaccaaatcaacacactaacttgaaagggcatgattttagaaaatattagggaaaaaatcatcacatttggagttagtatgagggagaaagactagttacaaagtttacccagagattaaaaagaaaaatcacaactgttcatgatgatcaatgatgaacatgtgtgatttctctttttaatctatggctgaaacttataactagtttttcttcctcatactaactccaaatgttatgttttttccctaaaattttctaaaatcatgctctatcattttagtctagtcatctatctttgtcattaattttgaacaattcaaattttgaatttcagaaaatgacagcttcaaacctaattttcaaacactaaatgatttcagctgtaaaggtgatgaatataaaagttgtataactcgtcaagatctcctacttttattttggtcatttcttcatttcataaagtgttaagtgatttcattaagttttagtagtaatagagtggatgttcaaatagattcatctggatgttgcaaagggtagtctcacacacatgcataaatatagtctcacacacatacaaaaatatgtagtcttacacacatacataaatatatagtctcacgcgcatgcataaatgaagtcttacaaacacacacttacacaaacaccccacgttcaacaactagctagcccgctgtaatgacttttcccttgacaccttttcattcccatggcaatatgtctttgggtaggttcttttccacaacactgatcttcttaggaaagtccgtgaatagcggcatctcatcgtagttattgcaagcttcaacattgtccatgccatcaactccaataatgtgttgtttcccggagacAACCACGTGctctgtcttcttcttcggggggaggttactttgtggggtagacatatagaaaacttatgcgacacgtgaagcgagcacccaagggtcatcttggtagcctagattctcgaggtccaggactctcaatccgatctcgttcagttggtgttgtttgatccagcggcattgaAACAGGGCcatcgttatatcccttccatagtcaagttcccagatctcttcaatgatgccaaagtattggatctttcaccccaatccatcgagagcctctattcgaatgccgctattttggttcacatatgtactatcctttgcgtgggtatagtacgtatacccattaatgtcataagcattccaagatgtcacttgtctcgatggcccctccgccaacctactgatggtaatagagtctatggtttctccaggcggtatgttttggtccttcaaccatgtagttagtcgttgcttgtgttgtttaatgacccaatcatccaaacggccatttctctcctccataatgatagccaagtgttcatcaatgtatggttgcatcagttgtgtactctgcaagacactgtaatgcgcccaactcacctctttataatcatggtcgatgaacacttttctaccactggtgcccttcccagccagcctacccttgtgatgagaatcgggtttaccaatccctttctgtacttttaggtactcttgacagcactcgatgacttctttagtactgtaatcctctatcatggagccctctaggtatgctcgattatgcacgtatcaacttagaaccgacatgaaccgctcataggaccacatttcatgcaagtagcaagggcccagcgcatgtatctgatgaaccatgtgaatcatgagatgtggcattatatcaaaaaaaggaggtaaacacatctctagttggttttgtgtctccaccacaaattcatgtaggtcactcagctcttgcttgccaatcgtcttctatgagatctttgaaaagaagtagcacatgtgggtgatggccattttcaaaaactctagctttatagccctgattgcaataggtagaaacactgtcagcatcacatgacaatcgtgagccttgcagtgtgttattgacaagtccttcatcgacactagcttcttcacagtcgctgaaaacccagttggAACTTTGACCCTCCTCcaaaaagtgcatatagctctcttctcgtctggtgttagattgaagcacgccacgggcagagtgtattttccattagcctcaggtaccgggtgaagctgtggcatcacgtttagctgcaccatgtcttttcgtgatttcagaccatcctttgacttgcttgtgtccatcaaggtagcaatgagactctcaaagacattcttctgcacgtgcatagcatcagtggcatgggggacctccaagtctggccaataaggcagatactgaaagaagatcgattgtttcttgaaaggtacgccttcgatagggggtgtgcttctatctctgttcgtcccatctagattcttttttccatagacgatgcgtatgtttttcaccattctgtacacatgttctccgttatgacgtctctccagagggggttcaatctctagggtgttgtcataaaatctaaagaataatttggtgcggtacttgtgacttgtctttaagaagcgtcgattccttaggtaaactatcttcttggatgcatccaggtacacccatgtagtaccatccaagcaaaccaagcatcctatCTTTCCTTTGAtatgtccagacaaagcaaacagcgtggggtaatcattggtagtaacaaatattattgctctacatatgaagtcctcctttcagaatgcatcatacatcggctccccattcctccatagcctctccatttcttgcatcaaaggctcgaggaacacgtctatatcaatgcctggttgtttaaggccaaaaataagaatagtgaggagaaggtactttctcttctgacacaaccacgttgggatgttgtacatggtcaagatcactggccaagtgctgtggtcgctcatcctctcattgaagggatttattccatcggtgctcaagccaa
This sequence is a window from Miscanthus floridulus cultivar M001 chromosome 10, ASM1932011v1, whole genome shotgun sequence. Protein-coding genes within it:
- the LOC136488244 gene encoding uncharacterized protein, coding for MGKPPHFDGTCYDYWKRKMSAHMKSMNLEIWDVVENDFVVINLNNPTANEEEKLQFYDIAVSTLYDALDVKVFEQIKDLERAYDVWTRLEESYKGTKAVKSAKLYILKEKLSSFMMQEGESIPEMFHWLQVIVNDLKSLGEKVEDKDFSHKFLRCLPPAGGLY